The following are encoded together in the Micromonospora lupini genome:
- a CDS encoding endo-1,4-beta-xylanase has protein sequence MELHPGTLGAQRRSGSGRRVTSRVSMQEREPSTQAPVAPLPPVVAPATTPARRPRRAVLAVALVLVVVALLATGLAVAYGIERRPGGAAVPAVPTVPAPTASRQPALRDLMPPTVRVGSAADGRWMSLDAEYGELLGSEFDAITPENAMKWGNLEPSPDVYTWAGADQLVGFAEQHDQSVYGHTLLGRSDVPRWVDPQWSAEQLRTVLRDHVTTVVSRYRGRVWAWDVINEALDEDGSLRDTMWLRKLGPGYVAEVFRWAHAADPGARLFINDYGVEGRTRKADGLLDLVRELRRAGVPVDGVGFQSHLRWDEQPRDMVGNLRRFARLGVSVAITELDVRIALPETPAKRDRQAALYRKVLQACLAVPACVSFTVWGFSDARSWIPSYHAGYGAACIFDAALVPKPAHAALMDQLRRLPSPTGAGPGPG, from the coding sequence GTGGAACTTCACCCGGGCACCCTGGGCGCTCAGCGCCGCAGCGGATCCGGCCGCCGGGTGACCAGCCGGGTGTCCATGCAGGAGCGCGAGCCGAGCACACAGGCACCGGTCGCGCCCCTTCCGCCTGTCGTGGCGCCGGCGACGACACCGGCCAGGCGACCGCGCCGCGCGGTGCTGGCAGTGGCGCTCGTCCTCGTGGTCGTCGCGCTTCTGGCCACCGGTCTGGCGGTGGCGTACGGGATCGAGCGCAGACCCGGAGGCGCCGCCGTCCCCGCCGTGCCGACCGTGCCGGCGCCGACGGCGTCCCGACAGCCGGCCCTGCGCGACCTGATGCCGCCGACGGTCCGGGTCGGCTCGGCCGCGGACGGCCGGTGGATGAGCCTGGACGCCGAGTACGGCGAACTGCTCGGCTCGGAGTTCGACGCGATCACCCCCGAGAACGCCATGAAGTGGGGCAACCTCGAACCGTCGCCGGACGTGTACACGTGGGCGGGCGCGGATCAGCTCGTCGGCTTCGCCGAGCAACATGACCAGTCGGTCTACGGCCACACGCTGCTGGGGCGGAGCGACGTACCACGGTGGGTGGATCCGCAGTGGTCGGCCGAGCAGCTCCGGACGGTGCTGCGGGACCACGTGACCACAGTGGTGTCCCGCTACCGCGGTCGGGTCTGGGCGTGGGACGTGATCAACGAGGCGCTCGACGAGGACGGTTCGCTGCGCGACACGATGTGGCTGCGCAAGCTCGGCCCCGGCTACGTCGCCGAGGTGTTCCGGTGGGCGCACGCGGCCGACCCCGGTGCGCGGCTGTTCATCAACGACTACGGCGTCGAGGGCCGGACCCGCAAGGCCGACGGGCTCCTGGACCTCGTACGCGAGCTGCGTCGCGCCGGCGTGCCGGTCGACGGGGTCGGGTTCCAGAGCCACCTGCGCTGGGACGAGCAGCCCCGCGACATGGTGGGCAACCTGCGGCGCTTCGCGCGGTTGGGCGTCTCGGTGGCGATCACCGAACTCGACGTACGCATCGCGCTGCCGGAGACCCCCGCGAAGCGCGACCGCCAGGCGGCGCTCTACCGGAAGGTGCTGCAGGCCTGCCTCGCCGTGCCCGCCTGCGTCTCATTCACCGTCTGGGGCTTCAGCGACGCCCGTAGCTGGATCCCGAGCTACCACGCGGGTTACGGTGCCGCCTGCATCTTCGACGCGGCCCTGGTCCCCAAACCGGCCCACGCCGCCCTCATGGACCAACTCCGCCGGCTTCCGTCCCCCACCGGAGCCGGGCCAGGCCCGGGCTGA